A genome region from Sphingobacteriaceae bacterium GW460-11-11-14-LB5 includes the following:
- a CDS encoding GTPase Obg gives MSQGSNFVDYVKICCRSGKGGAGSAHLHRDILTSMGGPDGGDGGRGGHIIVKGSIHIWTLLHLKYRKHIIAEDGGAGGSSHKFGKQGKDEILEVPLGTIAKDAETGEILFEITKDGETKILTAGGRGGLGNAHFKNSVQQTPRFAQPGEQGQEVWNILELKVLADVGLVGFPNAGKSTLLSVVSAAKPEIADYPFTTIVPNLGIVSYRGGKSFVMADIPGIIEGASKGKGLGYRFLRHIERNSVLLFMVPADTSRSIKEEYEILKSELESYNPELMQKPHVLAITKSDMLDEELMEEMKQDLPNIPSIFISSVAEKNILELKDMLWKAIEG, from the coding sequence ATGTCACAGGGTTCGAATTTCGTAGATTATGTAAAAATTTGTTGCCGTTCTGGTAAGGGCGGGGCAGGTTCGGCACATTTGCATCGTGATATTTTAACGTCAATGGGTGGACCCGATGGCGGTGATGGTGGTCGTGGTGGCCATATTATCGTTAAAGGCAGTATCCATATCTGGACATTATTACACCTTAAATACCGTAAGCACATTATTGCTGAAGATGGTGGAGCAGGTGGTAGTTCCCATAAATTCGGTAAACAAGGTAAGGATGAAATTCTGGAGGTGCCACTTGGTACCATTGCCAAAGATGCAGAAACCGGAGAAATCCTCTTCGAAATTACCAAAGATGGCGAAACCAAAATTCTAACAGCCGGTGGTCGTGGTGGTTTGGGTAACGCACATTTTAAAAACTCCGTTCAGCAGACACCCCGTTTTGCACAGCCAGGTGAGCAGGGACAAGAGGTTTGGAACATTTTAGAATTAAAAGTTTTAGCTGATGTTGGTTTGGTTGGTTTCCCAAATGCCGGTAAATCTACTTTACTCTCGGTCGTTTCGGCGGCTAAGCCAGAAATTGCTGATTATCCTTTTACCACTATTGTGCCTAATCTGGGCATTGTAAGTTATAGAGGCGGAAAATCTTTTGTAATGGCCGATATTCCAGGAATTATTGAAGGTGCATCAAAGGGTAAAGGTTTAGGTTATCGTTTTTTACGCCATATTGAACGTAATTCGGTATTGTTATTTATGGTTCCGGCTGATACAAGCCGTTCGATCAAAGAAGAATACGAAATTCTTAAAAGTGAATTAGAATCTTACAATCCTGAATTAATGCAGAAACCTCATGTTTTAGCCATTACCAAATCGGATATGTTAGATGAAGAACTAATGGAAGAAATGAAACAGGATCTGCCGAATATTCCATCTATATTTATTTCGTCAGTAGCTGAGAAAAATATTCTGGAGCTGAAAGATATGCTTTGGAAAGCAATTGAGGGATAA